Genomic DNA from Novipirellula caenicola:
GTGCCAATCAATTCGGTGCCAATCACGACTCGAGCAACTTGTTGACAGCTTTGATCAAACGATCCATCGGGAACGGCTTGCGAATGTAGTCGCTCACCCCAAGCAATTCCGCATACGCCTTGTGACGACTTCCTTCGTTGCCGGTAATCATGATCACGGGCAAAGGCACATCACGGACGCGTCGCAGTTTTTCAAGCACCAGAAAACCACTGCGTTTGGGCATCATCATGTCCAAAATCATCAGATCGGGGTTTTCGCGTTCGGCGAGTGCAAGCCCTTGATTTCCATCGCGAGCAATGACGACTTCGTGACCTGCGCCTTCAAGTGCATAGCGAACCGATTCAATGATTTCATGATCGTCATCGACAATCAAAATCCGCTTGCCACCCGAAGCTGCGGCAGTGGTGGGCGCAAGGTCTTTTTCGGAATCGGAGCTCTTCTCGACGGCATCGTCGCTGCTGTTCTCGCGGGTCATCGTTTCTCGTTCAGGCAAAGCGGAATCAAGCGAAAAAACTGTCTACGCAAAGGGACGCGTCAGCATAGCGTACCAGATGACGGAGCAACACGTCTGGAAACAGGAAACGAGAGGCAAAATCAATTAGGGGGGGAGAGATCTCTACCCGCAATTCCGGCCCGAGCGTTGTCGCAGACCGCTGCTATCACCGGGGCTCTGGCATCAAACAGAACCAAAGCGATCAGCCGACCGTCAAATCAGACGCAGCTGGGGAGGGGCTCAAACGGCCGAAAGAAGCGACTAGACTGCCCCGTAACCGCCTCAGTTGGACGAGAATCGAGTGGGCGACGATGCCCAACGATCGCTGGAACCGCTATTCCCGGCGCCGGCGACCACCTTGTCCATGATCCACTGATTGATATCGGCCAAGGTGACCGTATTCATCTCATCGTCATCGCAGTACTGGCGAATTTCGAGCTGAGCACGAATCATCATCGCACGTCGCATGTCTTCGTCGAGCTCGGACGAATCAAACAGCGAGCTTTCGGTTGCCCATTGCCAAAGCATCGGCAAACGTCGCTCACGCAAATCGGACAAATTTGATAACGCACGTCCGCCGCTCGGCATCCGGCCTCCGAGTGAGACGACTCCCGCGAATCGTTTCGGATCACGAAGCGCAATTCGCATTGCCATAGCGCCACCACTTTGATAGCCCGCCAACACGATCCGGGATGGATTCACCGAGAAACGCTCTCGCGCCTCATCGATTGCTTGCATTACGTTTTCGTAAGCGGTTTGGATGGCTCCCGGCCGGGTCCGCCATTCATAGCGATGCCCCGAAGAATCGATCGCACAGCTAGCGCGGACTCCCACGCCAACGTAATTCCGCAGACTGATGTGCGGCATGACTTGCGTGACTTGGTTTTCGTTGAACCCATCGCTATGCAGCCAAATCAGCAGCGGATATGCGTAATTGGGTTCGTAATGCAGGGGCAAAAAGAATGCCGTCCGTGCTCCGACGCCTTTGAATTGATCAAAGGGACTAGGGATACCATCGACACCGGATCCCGAATCATGGACGGAATCGTGTACCGAACCTTGCCAACTGCAATCCTGAAGAAAGCTATCGGAGTTGCCGGCGAAATTTAGACCAGGTTCGTCTTCGGGCATGCCCAAAGATCCTTCGGATGGTGGGTTGTCGTGGGAGGCTTCATTCGATCGGGATGTCCCCCAATTTGCCGAAGAAAAAAAACGACTCATAACCAACCGAAAGTTAGAGGAAGGCCCCATCCAGGGTTTATGGAAGATTCCATCGCACGTGCAAATTCACGTGCGAAAAAAATCGACTCAGCCAACAACGCCGACGCGTTTGATGGATGTCATAAACCTACGCGCAATCAATCACCGATGTCAACGCTGAAGCGGATGCTTCAGCGAAAGAACTTGCAAGTTCCGTTAGGACGATAGCAATTGATCCATCGTTGCAACCAAGCCTTTGACTGCGTCGACGCTGTTCTGGAAGTCCGCTTTTTCGGAGTCAGTCAAGTCGAGTTCGATGATCTTTTCGACCCCGCCACTGCCCATCACGACCGGCACACCCACGTAGTAGCCACCGACTCCGTACTCGGACTCACAAAGCGCCGCCACCGGGATGACACGCTTCTTGTCACGAACGACGGCTTCGACCATCTGGGCACACGCCGCGGCGGGTGCGTAGTAGGCACTGCCGGTTTTCAACAGCGAAACAATCTCGGCTCCGCCCTTGCGAGTGCGTTCGACGATTTCGTCCAATCGTGCACGGTCGATCAACTGTGTGACCGGGATTCCGCCGACGCTGGTGCAGCTTGGGATCGGCACCATCGTGTCGCCGTGTCCGCCCATCAACAGGGCACTGATGTCTTCGACGCTGACGCCCAATTCCATCGCCAAAAAAGTGCGGTATCGCGCGGTGTCCAAAACGCCCGCTTGCCCACACACCTTGGCCTTGTCAAATCCAGTCACTTTCCACATTTGTTGGACCATCGCGTCCAGCGGATTGCTGACGACGATGACAACCGCATTGGGGCTGGTGGCTTTGATCTGCTCGCCAACCGAGGTGATGATCTTGGCATTGGTGTTGAGCAAATCATCACGACTCATCCCTGGTTTGCGAGGGATACCTGCAGTCACGACGATGACATCGCTGTCGGCCGTGTCGGCATAGCTTGTCGTCCCAACGATGTTGGAATCGAAACCCATGATGGGCGAAGCTTGCATCAGGTCCAGCGCTTTTCCACGCGGCATGTCTTCGGTCTGGGGGATGTCCAACAGAACGATGTCACCTAACTCTGCAGCAGCACACCAATGAGCACAGGTGGCTCCGACGTTTCCGGCTCCGATGACGGTAATTTTTGCTCGGCGCATTTGTTTCGCTCGCGGGGAAATTTTAGGGAAGTTGTGTGAGTGGGCGAAATGGAAATCGCTTTCTCATTTCAAATGATTTTCTAATGCGTTATCCTCTCGCAAGCGAGCCGCGGGTCAAGTAGACGCTCGCTAGATTTCTAGCGTTCCACTGCAAAATCAAGTTCCACTGCAAAACCGAACGCCCGCCGCTACTGCGGCAACCGCAACTCATCGGCCTCACGCTCTTTGCGGCGGCGCTGCACTTGGCGATCACGACGTGCGATGACGATATTCCAAACGAGGATCGCCAACATCCCCACGCCCACGGCGACCGCTGCGAACCAACCGAAAATGCGAACGCCCACCGGATCCGCCTCAGTCGACTCGCGATTGATCATGTCGGCGCCGATCAACAGCGGCCCAAACTGATCGCCGCCGCCGAACCGCTGCATGTACGCCGTGGGATAACTCCACAAACGAAAGAAAAACGCGTCGGCGGCTACCAACACGGTCAAGTCGGCCACAATAGCCTCGGATTTCCCTTCCTCCCGCAGCTTGGTTTGCAGGAACGCGGGTAGTGTTTTATACACCAACGAAATCGGGTATCGGTTTTGAAACACCGGCCCATCCCCTGCGGCATCTTGCCCCGAATCGATTTGCACCTTGACGTTACCGAGGTCGCCCATTGCGTCGACTTGGTAATAATGATCTGCCCCCAACTGTTTGATTCGCGCCGGTTCGGTAACCGAAATCCGTGTCACTTGAACGACTTCCACCTCCATCCGCAGCCAATCCGCCGTATACTTTTCGGGCGATTTCAGCAACTCGATTGGCTCGACGGGCTTCGCTGCCACGCGATCCGATTCCGGCACTTTTGAGATCCGATCGGCAGCCGCCAACATCGAGTAAAACAAGTCGCTGTCTTCACTCGAAAGTGGTTGACGATTACGCGAGGCAACTCCCGAAACCTCACCCAGACTGACGCCTTGCTGTGCGAGTAATTGCCACCCGACTTTCTCTGGCTCTGCCGGGTACCAATCCAGCGGCAATGCCGCGATCGCGTCCACCACGACGGAATCGTCTCCGCTGTCGGGTGTGGCTTCGATGACAACGCCAACTCCCGCAACCCGGTCGCCGCTACGAACCGTCGCGGGCAGCCCCGAGGTAACCACTTCGACCGTGCGGCGGCTGTCCTGTTCTCCGATTTCGACCGTGACGAGATTCAAACGTCTGATTTCCAAGAACTCGACCAATCGTGCGGGAACGTTCAACGATCCCACCTGCACAACCACCCCGTCCACCGCGACGACTTGCCCCAACGTGATCGACGCTCCGCTCAACGAGCTGGAAACATCGTCAGCAATTAATTTCTCTATAGAGCTACGATTGGTGCGATTGATTCGGTAGATCAGCTTTGCCAGCTCGCCGATCGATTCTTCGTCCTCCGCCGGATAGAGCTGTTCGATTCGGGCCGAATCAAAACCGGCCGCCTGCAATGGTTCGGACTGGGCATCGAGCGATTGCGGGAACAGGCAGGCTGCCAACACAGCCACCATCCCCCACGCCAAACCGGGCAAGAACATCGTGTCGGTGTATCGGTTCATCATGACTCTCTCGGTGGATGCAACTTGATCTCGTCATCAGCAGGTGAATGATCCACCTGCGAAGGGGCCGGATCGTCACGGCCGGGTGTTAATTGCTCTAGAAACGGCGAAGGTTCGCGTTCAGCGGCGCGGCGCAGTTGGCGGCTTTGTCGGGCTGAGACGGCGGTTCGCCACATCGCAAACGTGGCCAATCCGACACCAAGCAGCACGGCAAACACGAGCATAGTCCATAGAGAACGATTCTCGTCGTCGTCCGTCTCCAGTGGCGTCGATTGCGAAAGGGATTCGGTTTGCGCGTCCGGGTCCAGCGTCAAGACACGACCAACGATCACGGGAGCGGAATCGGCACCCGCACCAGACCGGTACGCCAACCGTTTCAGAAAGCGGCCTGTGATCCACAACACCGGCCCTTCTTCGCTGGCGGATTCCTCGGAAACGCCATTGGCAGCGGACATCCCATTGGCAATCGACTCGGGAACGTCATTGACAACGGCCAAAAGCGGACGATCGGCACCGTCGACCGGCCGCAGCCAAAGATGCCAATACTCGGTGATTCCGTATTCATTTGAGTTGGCGGCATGTCGCTCGACGCGAGCCGGTCGCCCCGCAAACGCAACGACATGGTTCAAATAGACATCGGGCTGTTGCATCAACGGCAACACGCCTACTTGCGGCACCGCCGGTGGCGTCGCCGTCGGGGTTTGCCCTGTTTTTTGCGGCTCCGATGGCGTCTCGTCGTCGGCTGCCGCCTCGGTTGCCGTCATCCCGCTCCGACCGTTTTCAAAGCCAAACCGGGCTTCGTCCAAGTAGCGGTACATTGCGTCTCGGTCACGCGACTGCCAAACCCCCGATTCGGCAACCCGAGACGCGGCGGCCGTGTCGAGCGCGCGGATCAACGCCTGGATCTTCCGCCAAGCATCCCCGCTGGCGTCATCCCGATCCTCGCTGAAACCCGAGGGGTCCGACGCAACTCGTTCGATCAACTCGCTCCAACTTAAATGAGCCGGGTCCTCGGCGGACTCCTGATCGGATTGCCAATCGAGCTGCGAAAGCTTGACCGTCCACCCGGTATCGAGCACGGTGAATTGCGGAATTTCTTGGTGTCGACGGATCCTCAGCAGTGTGGCGAGCCAAAGCTGCTGATCCTCCGGTGGAACGAGTGACACGATCGCTCGCGCGTCGAGCACCAGCTTGGGATCCAGCTCGCGCCAATCCAACACAGTTTCGGCGGATGCGTCCCCCCCGGCCAGCAGTTTGGACGGCCGATTGGCCGCATAGATTTGACGCGTCGCATCGCTAACGCTTTGCGGCTGCCCCGACGCACCTCCGAAGAAGGGTTCGTAAACACGCGGTTTAGCGGCTTGTCGCATGACGACCAACACCAAAGCCAAACCGAGCACTAACCGGATCACACGTCGATAGTCTTGAACCGTGGCGCCACGCCGTTGACGACGACCATAAAGGCTATCTTCGTTAAATTGAGAAGGGATTTTCATCGGATCTGTCCTCGAATCGCTGGACAAGCTTGAAGGAGCGACTCGCGAGCCTTAATCTGGTATGGGGGGGAGTTTGGCGAACAATACCGCATCGCGACGGCGTCAATGATGCTAGAATAGCGTTTCGTCCCCCTGCTCGCCTGACCCTAATCGTGCTGA
This window encodes:
- a CDS encoding response regulator, with the translated sequence MTRENSSDDAVEKSSDSEKDLAPTTAAASGGKRILIVDDDHEIIESVRYALEGAGHEVVIARDGNQGLALAERENPDLMILDMMMPKRSGFLVLEKLRRVRDVPLPVIMITGNEGSRHKAYAELLGVSDYIRKPFPMDRLIKAVNKLLES
- a CDS encoding alpha/beta hydrolase — encoded protein: MPEDEPGLNFAGNSDSFLQDCSWQGSVHDSVHDSGSGVDGIPSPFDQFKGVGARTAFFLPLHYEPNYAYPLLIWLHSDGFNENQVTQVMPHISLRNYVGVGVRASCAIDSSGHRYEWRTRPGAIQTAYENVMQAIDEARERFSVNPSRIVLAGYQSGGAMAMRIALRDPKRFAGVVSLGGRMPSGGRALSNLSDLRERRLPMLWQWATESSLFDSSELDEDMRRAMMIRAQLEIRQYCDDDEMNTVTLADINQWIMDKVVAGAGNSGSSDRWASSPTRFSSN
- the mdh gene encoding malate dehydrogenase, whose amino-acid sequence is MRRAKITVIGAGNVGATCAHWCAAAELGDIVLLDIPQTEDMPRGKALDLMQASPIMGFDSNIVGTTSYADTADSDVIVVTAGIPRKPGMSRDDLLNTNAKIITSVGEQIKATSPNAVVIVVSNPLDAMVQQMWKVTGFDKAKVCGQAGVLDTARYRTFLAMELGVSVEDISALLMGGHGDTMVPIPSCTSVGGIPVTQLIDRARLDEIVERTRKGGAEIVSLLKTGSAYYAPAAACAQMVEAVVRDKKRVIPVAALCESEYGVGGYYVGVPVVMGSGGVEKIIELDLTDSEKADFQNSVDAVKGLVATMDQLLSS